From Syntrophaceae bacterium, one genomic window encodes:
- the hslU gene encoding ATP-dependent protease ATPase subunit HslU: MSDRPLTPRMIVEKLDRYIIGQKDAKRAVAIALRNRWRRQNVPEELREEIAPKNIIMIGPTGVGKTEIARRLAKIDNAPFLKVEASKFTEVGYVGRDVESMIRDLVELAVNMVRTEEQEKVQAKAAELAEERLLDILLPLRPVEKRPEEILADHTTPGDAEVPQRSGATRERFRRLLREGHLNERLVEVEVQETRAAPMVEIFSSAGMEDVGMNLKDVFGSIFPQKKTTKKVTVPEALEILSQEEAARLVDMEKVTRTALERVEQSGIVFLDEIDKIVGSDAPHGPDVSREGVQRDLLPVVEGSNVNTRYGMIRTDHILFIAAGAFSIAKPSDLIPEMQGRFPIRVELDSLGKEEFIRILTEPHNALIKQYVEMIATEGVALRFSEDAIAEIAETAALVNERTENIGARRLYTIMETLLDEISFDAPEMEEKAVDITAEYVRDKLEEIIEDEDLSRYIL; this comes from the coding sequence ATGTCGGACAGACCGTTGACGCCCCGGATGATCGTGGAGAAGCTGGACCGCTACATCATCGGGCAGAAGGATGCCAAGCGCGCCGTGGCCATCGCCCTCCGGAACCGCTGGCGCCGCCAGAATGTGCCGGAAGAGCTCCGGGAGGAGATCGCCCCGAAGAACATCATCATGATCGGTCCCACCGGGGTCGGGAAGACGGAGATCGCCCGCCGCCTCGCCAAGATCGACAATGCGCCGTTCCTCAAGGTGGAGGCCTCCAAATTCACCGAGGTGGGCTACGTGGGGCGGGACGTGGAGTCCATGATCCGCGATCTCGTGGAGCTGGCGGTGAACATGGTAAGGACCGAGGAGCAGGAAAAGGTCCAGGCGAAGGCCGCCGAACTGGCGGAAGAGCGCCTCCTGGACATCCTCCTGCCGCTCCGGCCCGTGGAGAAGCGGCCGGAGGAGATCCTGGCGGACCACACCACCCCTGGAGACGCGGAGGTGCCCCAGAGAAGCGGCGCGACCCGGGAGCGATTCCGGCGGCTCCTCCGGGAAGGACACCTGAACGAGCGGCTGGTGGAAGTGGAGGTCCAGGAGACGCGGGCCGCTCCGATGGTCGAGATCTTTTCCAGCGCCGGCATGGAAGACGTGGGCATGAATCTGAAGGACGTCTTCGGGAGCATCTTCCCCCAGAAAAAGACGACGAAGAAGGTGACTGTGCCGGAGGCCCTGGAAATCCTCTCCCAGGAGGAGGCGGCCCGGCTGGTCGATATGGAAAAGGTCACCCGGACGGCCCTGGAGCGGGTCGAGCAGTCGGGCATCGTCTTCCTCGACGAGATCGACAAGATCGTCGGAAGCGACGCCCCCCACGGACCCGATGTCTCCCGGGAGGGAGTCCAGCGGGACCTCCTGCCCGTTGTGGAGGGGTCCAACGTGAACACCCGCTACGGCATGATCCGGACGGACCACATCCTGTTCATCGCCGCCGGCGCCTTCAGCATCGCAAAGCCGTCGGACCTGATCCCGGAGATGCAGGGGCGGTTTCCCATCCGGGTGGAGCTGGATTCGCTGGGTAAGGAGGAGTTCATCCGGATCCTGACGGAGCCCCACAATGCCCTGATCAAGCAGTACGTGGAGATGATCGCCACGGAAGGGGTGGCCCTCCGGTTCAGCGAGGATGCCATCGCGGAGATTGCCGAGACGGCGGCACTGGTGAACGAGCGGACCGAAAACATCGGCGCGCGGCGCCTGTATACGATCATGGAAACCCTCCTGGACGAGATCTCCTTCGACGCACCGGAAATGGAAGAAAAAGCGGTGGACATCACCGCCGAATACGTACGGGACAAACTGGAAGAAATCATTGAGGACGAGGACCTGAGCCGCTATATCCTTTGA